A stretch of the Paenibacillus dendritiformis genome encodes the following:
- the pgeF gene encoding peptidoglycan editing factor PgeF has product MEPFVRRQGGKLAEPGVLELAGWMADAPGLAAGFTTRQGGVSQGCFASLNCALHVRDAEEDVIANRRRVAEAAGIPFENWVCGEQVHGNRVHAVTGEDRGRGWFGRASAIQDADALVTDAEGVMLASFYADCVPLIFLDPVKRVVALAHAGWKGTVTRIGPETVHMMQERYHSSIEHIRAAIGPSIGPCCYEVDNRVLEQVRAVWNEEEGEADRPVIRASRPGHAWLDLRELNRQLLKQAGILPTNIECTTLCTGCDTGMFFSHRKEGGATGRMMSFIGWKKG; this is encoded by the coding sequence ATGGAACCTTTTGTACGACGTCAAGGCGGGAAGCTGGCTGAACCGGGCGTGCTCGAGCTGGCCGGCTGGATGGCCGACGCGCCCGGGCTGGCGGCCGGGTTCACGACCCGGCAGGGCGGAGTGAGCCAGGGCTGCTTCGCTTCGCTTAACTGCGCCCTTCATGTGCGCGATGCGGAGGAGGATGTCATCGCGAACCGGCGGCGAGTCGCCGAGGCTGCCGGCATTCCGTTCGAGAACTGGGTATGCGGAGAGCAGGTGCACGGCAATCGCGTGCACGCCGTTACGGGGGAAGACCGGGGCCGGGGCTGGTTCGGCCGGGCCAGCGCAATACAAGATGCGGACGCGCTCGTGACGGATGCGGAAGGCGTGATGCTGGCCTCCTTTTACGCCGATTGCGTGCCGCTTATTTTTCTGGATCCGGTGAAGCGGGTCGTGGCGTTGGCGCATGCGGGCTGGAAGGGAACGGTAACCCGGATTGGCCCGGAGACGGTACATATGATGCAGGAACGTTATCACAGTTCGATCGAACATATAAGAGCGGCCATCGGACCTTCGATCGGTCCGTGCTGCTATGAGGTGGACAACCGGGTGCTGGAGCAAGTCCGGGCGGTGTGGAACGAAGAGGAAGGCGAAGCGGACCGCCCTGTCATTCGAGCTTCCCGGCCGGGACATGCATGGCTCGATTTGAGAGAATTGAATCGACAATTGTTGAAGCAAGCAGGAATTTTGCCAACAAATATCGAATGTACTACTTTGTGCACCGGCTGCGATACCGGCATGTTTTTTTCCCACCGCAAGGAGGGGGGAGCAACCGGCCGCATGATGAGCTTTATTGGTTGGAAGAAGGGATGA
- a CDS encoding DivIVA domain-containing protein: protein MPLTPLDIHNKEFSRKLRGYDEDEVNEFLDQIIKDFEALIRENKELQNHALNLQEKLDHFANLEETLSKTIIVAQEAADEVKNNAKKEAQLILKEAEKNADRIINDSLAKSRKVAIEIEELKKQASIYRTRFRTLVEAQLELLSQDGWDGLERAERTEVKELY from the coding sequence ATGCCATTGACACCGCTCGATATACATAATAAGGAATTTAGCCGCAAGCTGCGCGGTTACGATGAAGATGAGGTAAATGAATTTCTAGATCAGATTATTAAAGATTTTGAAGCTCTTATCCGGGAGAACAAAGAGCTGCAGAACCATGCGCTCAATCTGCAGGAGAAGCTGGATCACTTCGCCAACCTGGAGGAGACGCTCAGCAAGACGATCATTGTCGCTCAGGAAGCGGCCGATGAAGTAAAGAACAACGCGAAGAAGGAAGCTCAGCTTATCCTCAAGGAAGCGGAGAAGAATGCCGATCGGATCATCAACGACTCTCTGGCCAAATCGCGCAAGGTGGCGATTGAGATCGAGGAGCTGAAGAAGCAGGCTTCCATCTACCGCACACGCTTCCGCACGCTGGTCGAGGCCCAGCTCGAGCTGCTGAGCCAGGACGGCTGGGACGGACTGGAGCGCGCGGAACGGACCGAAGTGAAGGAGCTCTATTGA
- a CDS encoding YlmC/YmxH family sporulation protein: MKISDFQTKDVINIVDGKKLGQVSDVELDLKQGRIDAIVVPSYSKFLGFFGGGTELVIPWRNIVKIGADVVLVKMEEAKASQRAEEYETTVLLPRP; the protein is encoded by the coding sequence ATGAAAATATCCGATTTTCAAACCAAAGATGTTATCAATATTGTAGACGGGAAAAAATTAGGGCAAGTTAGTGATGTGGAGCTGGATTTGAAGCAAGGGCGCATCGACGCGATCGTCGTGCCCAGCTACAGCAAGTTCCTCGGCTTTTTCGGCGGCGGCACCGAGCTGGTGATTCCGTGGCGGAACATTGTCAAAATCGGCGCCGACGTCGTGCTCGTCAAGATGGAAGAGGCGAAAGCCTCCCAGCGTGCGGAGGAATACGAGACAACGGTTCTGCTGCCGAGACCGTAG
- the sigG gene encoding RNA polymerase sporulation sigma factor SigG, with protein sequence MTRNKVEICGVDTSKLPVLTNAEMRELFVALQERNERSAREKLVNGNLRLVLSVIQRFNNRGEFVDDLFQVGCIGLMKAIDNFDLGQNVKFSTYAVPMIIGEIRRYLRDNNPIRVSRSLRDIAYKALQVRDSLTNQNSREPTIMEISEALNVPKEDVVFALDAIQDPVSLFEPIYHDGGDPIYVMDQISDDKNKDVSWIEEIVLREAMRKLNEREKMILSMRFFEGKTQMEVADEIGISQAQVSRLEKSAINQMQKHVRT encoded by the coding sequence ATGACCAGAAACAAAGTCGAAATTTGCGGTGTCGATACATCGAAGTTGCCCGTCCTCACGAACGCCGAAATGAGAGAATTGTTCGTGGCTCTGCAGGAGCGGAATGAACGTTCCGCGCGGGAGAAGCTGGTCAACGGCAACTTGCGTCTTGTCCTTAGCGTCATTCAGCGCTTCAACAATCGCGGCGAGTTCGTCGATGATTTGTTCCAAGTCGGATGCATTGGCCTGATGAAGGCCATCGATAACTTCGATCTGGGGCAGAACGTTAAGTTTTCCACCTATGCGGTACCGATGATTATCGGCGAGATCCGGAGATATTTGCGGGACAACAACCCGATCCGCGTATCCCGCAGCTTGCGGGACATTGCCTACAAGGCGCTGCAGGTTCGTGATTCCTTGACCAATCAAAATTCGCGGGAGCCAACGATTATGGAAATCTCGGAAGCGCTGAACGTTCCCAAGGAGGATGTCGTGTTCGCATTGGACGCCATACAGGATCCGGTGTCGCTCTTTGAACCGATTTATCATGACGGCGGCGATCCGATATATGTCATGGATCAGATAAGCGATGACAAAAATAAGGACGTGTCCTGGATCGAGGAGATTGTGCTCCGGGAGGCGATGCGGAAATTGAACGAGAGAGAGAAAATGATTTTATCGATGCGTTTTTTTGAAGGGAAAACCCAGATGGAGGTAGCGGATGAAATCGGCATATCTCAAGCGCAGGTATCCCGGTTGGAGAAATCAGCGATCAATCAAATGCAAAAGCATGTGCGAACGTAA
- the sigE gene encoding RNA polymerase sporulation sigma factor SigE translates to MRLKWKLIMQLYYYRLLFLLGLKRDEIYYIGGSEALPPPLTREEEEYLLSKLSSGEAAVRAMLIERNLRLVVYIARKFENTGIHIEDLVSIGAIGLIKAVNTFDPEKKIKLATYASRCIENEILMYLRRNSKTRTEVSFDEPLNIDWDGNELLLSDVLGTENDTIYKNIEEQVDRKLLHKALDKLSERERLIMELRFGLSDGEEKTQKDVADLLGISQSYISRLEKRIIKRLRKEFNKMV, encoded by the coding sequence ATGCGCTTGAAATGGAAATTGATCATGCAGCTCTATTATTACCGACTCTTGTTCTTATTGGGTTTGAAGCGCGATGAAATCTATTACATCGGCGGCAGCGAAGCGCTTCCTCCCCCGCTGACTAGGGAGGAGGAGGAGTACTTGCTCTCGAAGCTCAGCAGCGGGGAAGCCGCCGTAAGAGCGATGCTGATCGAGCGCAATTTGCGGTTGGTCGTCTATATTGCCCGCAAATTCGAGAATACAGGCATCCACATCGAGGATCTCGTCTCCATTGGTGCGATCGGGTTGATCAAAGCCGTCAACACGTTCGATCCGGAGAAGAAAATCAAGCTGGCCACGTATGCGTCCCGCTGCATCGAAAATGAGATTCTGATGTATTTGCGCCGCAACAGCAAGACGAGAACGGAAGTGTCCTTCGATGAGCCGCTGAACATAGACTGGGACGGCAATGAGCTGCTGCTGAGCGATGTGCTCGGCACCGAGAACGATACGATATATAAAAATATTGAGGAGCAGGTCGACCGGAAGCTGCTTCACAAGGCGCTTGACAAGCTGAGCGAGCGGGAGCGGCTCATTATGGAGCTGCGGTTCGGCTTGTCCGACGGAGAGGAGAAAACGCAAAAGGATGTGGCCGATTTGCTCGGCATTTCCCAGTCCTATATTTCCCGATTGGAGAAGCGAATAATAAAGCGCTTGCGCAAGGAATTCAATAAAATGGTGTGA
- a CDS encoding cell division protein SepF, with the protein MGVMNRFMSFLGLQEEEEVIEREQVTHADDQELEAPAFDQRKGARGSNIVSIHSQKASKVVLYEPRSYDEAQEIADHLRSRRSVIINLQRVRTDQALRIIDFLSGTVYALSGNISKLGSNIFICTPDNIEIQGSITEMFAEDFEYKQTR; encoded by the coding sequence ATGGGCGTAATGAACCGTTTCATGAGTTTTCTCGGGCTGCAGGAAGAGGAAGAAGTCATCGAACGAGAGCAGGTCACCCACGCGGACGATCAGGAGCTGGAAGCGCCTGCCTTCGATCAGCGCAAGGGCGCGAGAGGGTCCAACATCGTGAGCATCCATTCGCAGAAGGCTTCCAAGGTCGTCCTGTATGAGCCCCGATCCTATGATGAAGCGCAGGAGATCGCCGATCATTTGCGTTCCCGGCGGTCGGTCATCATTAATCTGCAGCGCGTCCGCACTGATCAGGCGCTGCGCATCATTGATTTCCTGAGCGGAACGGTGTATGCGTTGAGCGGCAACATTTCCAAGCTCGGAAGCAATATTTTTATCTGCACTCCGGACAATATCGAGATCCAAGGTTCGATAACGGAGATGTTTGCGGAGGATTTCGAATACAAACAAACGAGGTGA
- the ftsZ gene encoding cell division protein FtsZ codes for MLEFEFEMEALAQIKVIGVGGGGSNAVNRMIDNGVKGVEFITVNTDAQALHFAKSEHKLQIGDKLTRGLGAGANPEVGKKAAEESRELIMNTLKGADMVFVTAGMGGGTGTGAAPVIAEIAKECGALTVGVVTRPFTFEGRKRLTQAEMGIEALKEKVDTLIVIPNDRLLEIVDKKTPMLEAFRAADNVLRQAVQGISDLIAVPGLINLDFADVKTIMTERGSALMGIGIANGENRAAEAARKAIMSPLLETSIDGARGVIMNITGGANLSLYEVNEAAEIVTAASDPEVNMIFGAIIDENMNDDIKVTVIATGFEHKPAPMMPGRRPAGSETSGGESRAQAPLRPFGNAPSGGDQLDIPTFLRNRPRNNNE; via the coding sequence ATGTTGGAATTTGAATTCGAGATGGAAGCATTAGCCCAGATTAAGGTAATCGGCGTCGGCGGCGGGGGGAGCAACGCGGTCAACCGCATGATCGACAACGGTGTCAAGGGCGTTGAATTTATTACGGTAAATACGGATGCGCAGGCGCTTCACTTTGCGAAATCCGAGCACAAGCTGCAGATCGGGGACAAGCTGACGCGCGGCCTCGGGGCGGGCGCGAATCCCGAGGTGGGGAAGAAGGCGGCGGAGGAGTCCCGCGAGCTGATTATGAACACCCTGAAGGGGGCTGACATGGTCTTTGTCACCGCCGGCATGGGTGGAGGCACGGGAACCGGCGCGGCTCCGGTTATCGCCGAGATCGCGAAAGAATGCGGGGCGCTGACGGTAGGAGTGGTTACGAGGCCATTTACGTTCGAAGGCCGCAAGCGTCTGACGCAGGCGGAGATGGGCATTGAAGCCTTGAAGGAGAAGGTGGATACGCTTATCGTCATCCCGAATGACCGCCTCTTGGAGATTGTGGATAAGAAGACGCCGATGCTGGAAGCGTTCCGGGCGGCAGACAACGTGCTGCGTCAGGCAGTCCAGGGTATTTCCGACTTGATTGCCGTGCCGGGATTGATCAACCTCGACTTCGCGGATGTGAAGACGATTATGACCGAACGGGGTTCGGCGTTGATGGGAATCGGCATCGCCAACGGGGAGAACCGGGCGGCGGAAGCTGCGCGCAAGGCGATTATGAGTCCGCTGCTGGAGACGTCGATCGATGGCGCGCGCGGCGTCATCATGAACATAACGGGCGGAGCGAATCTGTCGCTCTACGAGGTCAATGAAGCGGCCGAGATCGTGACCGCTGCCTCGGATCCGGAAGTGAACATGATCTTCGGCGCGATTATCGACGAGAATATGAATGATGACATTAAGGTCACTGTCATTGCGACAGGATTCGAGCATAAGCCCGCTCCGATGATGCCAGGGCGGCGCCCTGCGGGCAGCGAGACGAGCGGAGGGGAATCCCGCGCTCAGGCGCCGCTTCGTCCGTTCGGCAATGCGCCATCCGGCGGAGATCAGCTCGACATTCCGACGTTCCTGCGGAACCGTCCACGCAATAATAACGAATAA
- the ftsA gene encoding cell division protein FtsA, with amino-acid sequence MSSNDIIVSLDIGTSKVRAIIGEINNGTLQIIGVGSADSEGIRKGAIVDIDQTVQSIRNAVEHAERMVGIEITEVYVGISGNHIGLQSSHGVVAVSNEDREIGEEDIERVLKAAEVIALPPEREIIDVVAKQYVVDGLEDIHDPRGMIGVRLEADATIITGAKTAIHNLTRCVERAGLHVKELVLMSLAGGHLALSKDEKLMGSVLVDVGAGATTIAVFQDGTLAATSTLPIGGDFVTNDIAYGLRTMSDQAEKVKLKFGCAWVDDALEDQVFKVVRIGSNVEKEFNQVFLANIIEPRVQEIFHLVKNEVKRLGFTELPGGYILSGGTVSMAGVLNAAQAELQTSVRIAVPDYIGVRDPGFVSGVGVLHHVMRSVRPRSAGGTKKAAARKPAPAESSNKPGFIERLKNMFSEFI; translated from the coding sequence TTGAGCAGCAATGACATCATTGTGAGTTTGGACATCGGTACATCCAAAGTGCGTGCTATCATTGGAGAGATTAACAACGGAACGCTGCAAATCATCGGCGTTGGATCTGCTGATTCAGAAGGTATTCGCAAAGGTGCGATTGTAGATATTGATCAGACTGTGCAATCCATTCGTAATGCTGTGGAGCATGCGGAACGCATGGTCGGTATAGAGATTACGGAAGTGTACGTTGGCATATCGGGCAATCATATCGGACTTCAGTCCAGTCATGGCGTCGTCGCGGTCTCGAACGAGGATAGAGAGATTGGCGAGGAAGACATCGAACGGGTCCTGAAGGCGGCCGAAGTCATTGCGCTCCCGCCTGAACGGGAGATCATCGACGTCGTTGCGAAGCAATATGTGGTCGACGGTCTGGAGGATATCCACGATCCGCGCGGCATGATTGGAGTCCGCCTCGAGGCGGATGCGACGATTATTACAGGGGCGAAGACCGCGATACATAATTTGACCCGTTGCGTCGAGAGAGCGGGGCTGCATGTCAAGGAGCTTGTCCTCATGTCCCTGGCCGGGGGCCATCTGGCGCTCTCCAAGGATGAGAAGCTGATGGGCTCGGTATTGGTCGATGTAGGTGCCGGCGCCACGACGATTGCCGTGTTCCAGGACGGGACGCTAGCAGCTACTTCGACCCTCCCGATCGGGGGCGACTTCGTCACGAACGATATCGCCTACGGCTTGCGGACGATGTCGGATCAGGCAGAGAAGGTCAAGCTCAAGTTCGGCTGCGCCTGGGTGGACGATGCGTTGGAGGACCAAGTGTTCAAAGTCGTCCGCATCGGCAGCAACGTGGAGAAGGAATTCAATCAAGTGTTCCTCGCCAATATTATTGAGCCTCGCGTTCAAGAGATTTTTCACCTTGTGAAGAATGAAGTGAAGCGTCTAGGTTTCACAGAGCTTCCTGGCGGGTACATTCTTTCGGGAGGCACTGTCTCTATGGCCGGTGTGTTGAATGCCGCACAGGCCGAGCTGCAGACATCGGTTCGGATTGCGGTTCCTGATTACATCGGAGTGCGCGATCCAGGATTCGTAAGCGGTGTGGGGGTCTTGCATCATGTGATGCGCTCTGTCCGACCACGCAGTGCAGGTGGCACCAAGAAAGCAGCCGCACGAAAGCCGGCTCCGGCAGAATCATCGAACAAGCCTGGTTTTATCGAACGGTTAAAAAATATGTTTAGCGAATTTATTTAA
- a CDS encoding sigma-E processing peptidase SpoIIGA, with the protein MTVIYADLVFGLNLALDWTLLTMTAWMRGLSHSRWKVAAGAGLGTLYALVLFIPAFPLLYTYAGKILISIFMLLIAFGFRNPGYFLKNVAVFYFSAFVLAGGAIGIQYMLQDSRLWSIAHRTSEWWSANERRMQTGMGLVMAALPATYGLFRLVWKWSKRQQQVARQLVTVDIRIGDIRRQVTGLVDTGNHLNDPLSGAPVMVTEARIWEGWLPADWLQQLGASQSLDMLEPLSGVIDVSKLRLLPYRGVNQGMQWMIGFKPDEIRITTETETLLCDRAIIGLDGGVLSRDGAFQAIVHPDMIETGQQKPSEPIPQAHRAS; encoded by the coding sequence GTGACCGTCATCTATGCCGATCTCGTATTCGGGCTGAATCTAGCACTGGATTGGACGCTGCTGACGATGACCGCCTGGATGCGCGGACTCTCTCATTCCCGCTGGAAGGTAGCGGCCGGAGCGGGACTTGGGACGCTCTATGCCCTCGTCTTGTTTATTCCGGCTTTTCCGCTGCTGTATACCTATGCGGGAAAGATTCTGATATCCATATTTATGCTGCTCATCGCTTTTGGATTTCGCAATCCCGGATATTTTTTAAAAAATGTCGCCGTTTTTTATTTTTCCGCTTTTGTGCTTGCCGGCGGCGCCATTGGTATTCAATATATGCTGCAGGATTCCAGGCTATGGTCGATCGCTCACCGCACCTCGGAGTGGTGGTCTGCCAATGAACGGCGGATGCAGACCGGCATGGGGCTGGTCATGGCGGCGCTCCCCGCTACGTATGGGCTGTTCCGCCTCGTCTGGAAATGGAGCAAGCGGCAGCAGCAAGTGGCGAGGCAGCTGGTAACGGTCGATATCCGCATCGGTGACATTCGCCGCCAGGTGACCGGATTGGTCGATACGGGGAATCATCTGAATGATCCGCTGAGCGGGGCCCCGGTTATGGTGACGGAAGCAAGGATATGGGAGGGCTGGCTGCCGGCGGACTGGCTGCAGCAGCTTGGGGCTTCGCAATCGCTGGATATGCTGGAACCGCTTAGCGGAGTCATCGATGTATCGAAGCTCCGGCTGCTGCCCTATCGCGGCGTCAATCAAGGAATGCAATGGATGATTGGCTTCAAGCCGGATGAGATCCGGATTACGACCGAGACGGAGACGCTTCTCTGCGACCGGGCGATTATCGGGCTCGACGGGGGCGTGCTGTCCCGTGACGGCGCTTTCCAGGCGATTGTCCATCCCGATATGATCGAGACCGGGCAGCAGAAGCCGTCCGAACCGATTCCGCAGGCCCACCGGGCATCTTGA
- a CDS encoding YggS family pyridoxal phosphate-dependent enzyme, translated as MTLQQRIEAVERRIQEACARSGRNREDVRTIAVTKYVSLERTGEAIAAGLKDVGENRWQDAEAKWMRYGDQAAWHFIGTLQSNKAKDVVGKFPYIHSLDRLSLAKAIEKRAAELDQFVRCFIQVNISGEASKQGLPPQDVAPFLEELKAYPHIQPIGLMTMAPYEAEPEETRPVFRGLRQLRDELNETRAEPLDHLSMGMSNDFEIAIEEGATWIRLGSILVGKERDE; from the coding sequence ATGACGCTGCAGCAGAGAATCGAAGCTGTGGAACGACGTATACAGGAAGCATGCGCCCGATCGGGGCGCAACCGGGAGGACGTCCGGACGATCGCGGTGACCAAGTATGTCTCGCTGGAACGGACCGGAGAGGCCATTGCGGCCGGTCTGAAGGACGTCGGGGAGAACCGGTGGCAGGATGCGGAAGCGAAGTGGATGCGGTACGGCGATCAGGCGGCCTGGCATTTTATCGGAACGCTGCAGTCGAACAAGGCGAAGGATGTGGTCGGCAAGTTCCCGTACATCCATTCGCTGGACCGGCTCTCGCTGGCCAAGGCAATAGAGAAGCGGGCCGCCGAATTGGATCAATTCGTCCGCTGCTTCATTCAGGTGAATATATCAGGAGAAGCTTCGAAGCAAGGGTTGCCGCCGCAGGATGTCGCGCCTTTCCTCGAAGAGTTGAAGGCATACCCGCACATTCAGCCGATCGGGCTAATGACGATGGCTCCGTATGAAGCGGAGCCGGAAGAGACGAGACCGGTATTTCGCGGTCTGCGCCAATTGCGGGATGAATTGAACGAGACGCGGGCCGAACCGCTTGATCATCTGTCGATGGGCATGTCGAACGACTTCGAGATCGCCATTGAGGAAGGAGCGACTTGGATTCGGCTTGGCTCCATTCTGGTAGGGAAAGAGAGGGATGAATGA
- a CDS encoding YggT family protein, with translation MLEYTIIQYLGYLYEIYTWLIIIYVLMSWLPNVRESFVGEILGKIVEPYLSLFRRIIPPIGGMLDISPIIALFALRFVYMGLVAVVQYLF, from the coding sequence TTGCTGGAATATACGATTATTCAATATTTGGGCTATTTGTATGAAATCTATACGTGGCTCATCATTATTTATGTTTTGATGTCCTGGCTCCCGAATGTCCGCGAGAGCTTTGTCGGCGAGATTTTGGGCAAGATCGTCGAACCGTATTTGAGTCTGTTCCGGCGCATTATTCCGCCGATTGGCGGCATGCTCGATATTTCCCCGATCATCGCCCTGTTCGCGCTTCGCTTCGTGTATATGGGATTGGTAGCCGTCGTGCAGTACCTGTTCTAG
- a CDS encoding RNA-binding protein, translating into MKGNEKLYVHFHPDEREFVDRAWEWVRRAAEGHEIKRTDFLDPRQAYITATLVNRSRDVQLRLDGGSGQAERKRGLIAPDYVYAEGEDMGISVLQITSPDRKWDELEHGDFLGALLGLGIKREKIGDIHVSPDRCHVLVTEEMAPFINTHLRQVHRVSVLTDILPLSELRAAHAEMKTAKLSVASLRLDGIASDVFRLSRTKIVAPIKAGRCKVNWKVEENPSAPLEAGDVVSLQGFGRFKIIDVEGLTKKGRYWVTVGTFT; encoded by the coding sequence ATGAAAGGTAACGAGAAGCTGTATGTCCACTTCCATCCGGACGAGCGGGAGTTCGTCGATCGCGCATGGGAGTGGGTACGGCGCGCGGCGGAAGGACATGAGATAAAGCGGACGGACTTTTTGGATCCGAGACAAGCTTATATTACGGCGACGCTGGTCAACCGGAGTCGGGATGTACAGCTCCGGCTGGACGGCGGCTCCGGGCAGGCAGAGCGCAAGCGGGGCTTAATCGCCCCCGACTATGTGTATGCCGAAGGGGAAGATATGGGAATCTCCGTACTCCAGATCACCTCACCCGACCGGAAGTGGGACGAGCTGGAGCATGGTGATTTTCTTGGCGCGCTCCTTGGCTTGGGCATCAAGCGGGAGAAGATCGGGGATATTCATGTCTCTCCCGATCGCTGCCATGTGCTGGTAACGGAGGAGATGGCGCCGTTCATCAATACGCATTTGCGCCAGGTTCACCGGGTGAGCGTCTTGACGGATATCCTTCCTCTGTCTGAATTGCGGGCGGCGCACGCGGAGATGAAGACGGCGAAGCTGAGCGTCGCTTCTTTGCGCCTGGACGGAATTGCGAGCGATGTGTTCCGCTTGAGCCGCACGAAGATCGTGGCGCCGATCAAGGCGGGCCGCTGCAAGGTGAATTGGAAGGTGGAAGAGAACCCTTCCGCCCCGCTTGAAGCGGGGGACGTCGTCTCCTTGCAGGGCTTCGGGCGGTTCAAGATTATCGATGTGGAAGGGTTGACGAAGAAGGGCCGCTATTGGGTTACGGTCGGGACGTTCACCTGA